Proteins from a genomic interval of Medicago truncatula cultivar Jemalong A17 chromosome 3, MtrunA17r5.0-ANR, whole genome shotgun sequence:
- the LOC11441068 gene encoding glyceraldehyde-3-phosphate dehydrogenase, cytosolic isoform X2, producing MASDKKIRIGINGFGRIGRLVARVALQRNDVELVAINDPFITTDYMTYMFKYDTVHGQWKHFELKVKDTKTLLFGEKEVAVFGTRNPEEIPWGEVGADYVIESTGVFTDKDKAAAHLKGGAKKVVISAPSKDAPMFVVGVNEKEYKPELNIVSNASCTTNCLAPLAKVINDRFGIVEGLMTTVHAITATQKTVDGPSSKDWRGGRAASFNIIPSSTGAAKAVGKVLPVLNGKLTGMSFRVPTVDVSVVDLTVRLEKKATYEEIKAAIKEESEGKLKGILGYTEDDVVSTDFIGDSRSSIFDAKAGIALNDNFVKLVSWYDNEWGYSTRVIDLIVHIASVA from the exons ATGG CATCTGACAAGAAGATCAGGATCGGAATCAACG GATTTGGAAGAATTGGACGATTGGTTGCTAGAGTTGCTCTTCAAAGAAACGATGTTGAACTCGTTGCTATCAACGATCCTTTCATCACTACTGATTACATG ACCTATATGTTCAAGTATGACACTGTTCACGGTCAGTGGAAGCATTTTGAACTTAAGGTTAAGGACACTAAGACCCTTCTCTTTGGTGAGAAAGAAGTTGCTGTTTTCGGAACCAG GAACCCTGAGGAGATTCCATGGGGTGAGGTTGGAGCTGATTACGTTATTGAGTCAACTGGTGTTTTCACTGACAAGGATAAAGCTGCTGCTCACTTGAAG GGTGGTGCCAAGAAGGTTGTCATTTCTGCTCCCAGCAAAGATGCACCTATGTTTGTTGTCGGTGTTAACGAGAAAGAATACAAACCAGAGCTTAACATTGTTTCCAATGCTAGTTGCACTACCAATTGCCTTGCTCCCCTCGCCAAG GTTATTAATGACCGATTTGGAATCGTTGAGGGTCTTATGACCACAGTCCACGCCATCACAG CCACCCAGAAGACTGTTGATGGCCCATCAAGCAAGGACTGGAGAGGTGGAAGAGCTGCTTCGTTCAACATCATTCCCAGCAGCACTGGAGCTGCCAAG GCTGTAGGAAAGGTTCTTCCAGTACTGAATGGTAAATTGACCGGAATGTCATTCCGTGTGCCTACCGTCGATGTTTCAGTTGTTGACCTTACTGTAAGGCTTGAGAAGAAAGCAACCTATGAGGAGATCAAGGCTGCCATCAA GGAGGAATCAGAGGGCAAGCTGAAGGGTATTTTGGGTTACACTGAAGATGATGTGGTATCCACTGACTTTATTGGTGATAGCAG GTCTAGCATCTTTGATGCCAAGGCTGGAATTGCTTTGAATGACAACTTTGTGAAACTTGTTTCTTGGTATGACAACGAATGGGGTTACAG TACCCGTGTTATTGATTTGATTGTCCACATTGCTTCTGTTGCTTGA
- the LOC11440407 gene encoding uncharacterized protein encodes MAANRWIRPEVYPLFVPVGAAVGICVMQLVRNITTNPEVRVTKQNRAAGILDNHDEGEKYSQHFIRRFVRGKSTEIMPSLNGFFSDPK; translated from the exons aTGGCTGCTAACAGATGGATTAGACCTGAG GTATACCCACTTTTTGTCCCAGTTGGTGCTGCTGTTGGGATCTGCGTCATGCAACTGGTTAGAAACATAACCACCAATCCTGAAGTCAG GGTAACCAAACAGAACAGAGCTGCAGGAATTCTTGACAATCATGACGAAGGGGAGAAATATTCACAACACTTCATAAGGAGGTTTGTCCGTGGCAAGAGCACTGAGATTATGCCATCCCTCAACGGCTTCTTCTCTGAtccaaaataa
- the LOC11441068 gene encoding glyceraldehyde-3-phosphate dehydrogenase, cytosolic isoform X1, with protein sequence MASDKKIRIGINGFGRIGRLVARVALQRNDVELVAINDPFITTDYMTYMFKYDTVHGQWKHFELKVKDTKTLLFGEKEVAVFGTRNPEEIPWGEVGADYVIESTGVFTDKDKAAAHLKGGAKKVVISAPSKDAPMFVVGVNEKEYKPELNIVSNASCTTNCLAPLAKVINDRFGIVEGLMTTVHAITATQKTVDGPSSKDWRGGRAASFNIIPSSTGAAKAVGKVLPVLNGKLTGMSFRVPTVDVSVVDLTVRLEKKATYEEIKAAIKEESEGKLKGILGYTEDDVVSTDFIGDSRSSIFDAKAGIALNDNFVKLVSWYDNEWGYSTRVIDLIVQIAYEQGRPIARRGWATTPGFQYFGAQNIFFLYVRHENNGYIKANFFNLDSLL encoded by the exons ATGG CATCTGACAAGAAGATCAGGATCGGAATCAACG GATTTGGAAGAATTGGACGATTGGTTGCTAGAGTTGCTCTTCAAAGAAACGATGTTGAACTCGTTGCTATCAACGATCCTTTCATCACTACTGATTACATG ACCTATATGTTCAAGTATGACACTGTTCACGGTCAGTGGAAGCATTTTGAACTTAAGGTTAAGGACACTAAGACCCTTCTCTTTGGTGAGAAAGAAGTTGCTGTTTTCGGAACCAG GAACCCTGAGGAGATTCCATGGGGTGAGGTTGGAGCTGATTACGTTATTGAGTCAACTGGTGTTTTCACTGACAAGGATAAAGCTGCTGCTCACTTGAAG GGTGGTGCCAAGAAGGTTGTCATTTCTGCTCCCAGCAAAGATGCACCTATGTTTGTTGTCGGTGTTAACGAGAAAGAATACAAACCAGAGCTTAACATTGTTTCCAATGCTAGTTGCACTACCAATTGCCTTGCTCCCCTCGCCAAG GTTATTAATGACCGATTTGGAATCGTTGAGGGTCTTATGACCACAGTCCACGCCATCACAG CCACCCAGAAGACTGTTGATGGCCCATCAAGCAAGGACTGGAGAGGTGGAAGAGCTGCTTCGTTCAACATCATTCCCAGCAGCACTGGAGCTGCCAAG GCTGTAGGAAAGGTTCTTCCAGTACTGAATGGTAAATTGACCGGAATGTCATTCCGTGTGCCTACCGTCGATGTTTCAGTTGTTGACCTTACTGTAAGGCTTGAGAAGAAAGCAACCTATGAGGAGATCAAGGCTGCCATCAA GGAGGAATCAGAGGGCAAGCTGAAGGGTATTTTGGGTTACACTGAAGATGATGTGGTATCCACTGACTTTATTGGTGATAGCAG GTCTAGCATCTTTGATGCCAAGGCTGGAATTGCTTTGAATGACAACTTTGTGAAACTTGTTTCTTGGTATGACAACGAATGGGGTTACAG TACCCGTGTTATTGATTTGATTGTCCAGATTGCTTATGAGCAGGGCCGGCCCATAGCCCGTCGAGGCTGGGCGACGACACCGGGCTTTCAATATTTTGGGgcccaaaatatattttttttatatgtaagacatgaaaataatggttatataaaagcaaattttttcaatttggaCAGCTTGCTTTAG
- the LOC11446410 gene encoding lysine histidine transporter 2 isoform X2, translating into MGAGEEIDHHDVEKNQADAKQKAIDDWLPVTASRNAKWWYSAFHNLTAMVGAGVLSLPYAMSHMGWGPGVTILIMSWVITFYTIWQMVEMHEIVPGKRLDRYHELGQEAFGEKLGLWIVVPQQIVVEVGTCIVYMVTGGKSLKKVHDTLCPDCKEIKTSYWIIIFASVNFVLAQCPSLNSISVVSLSAAVMSLTYSTIAWGASLKKGVAPNVDYGTKAHSTADAVFNFLSALGDVAFAYAGHNVVLEIQATMPSTPENPSKKPMWKGVIFAYIGVAFCYFPVAFIGYYMFGNSVDDNILITLEHPTWLIAAANLFVVIHVIGGYQIFAMPVFDMIETLLVKQMEFAPTFALRLSVRTLYVALTMFIALGINRELPCIIWLKLKKPKKFGLSWTINWICIVIGVMIMTLSPIGAMRNIIVQAKSYKFFS; encoded by the exons ATGGGTGCAGGTGAAGAAATTGATCACCATGATGTAGAAAAAAATCAAGCTGATGCCAAACAAAAGGCCATTGATGATTGGCTTCCTGTAACTGCTTCTAGAAATGCCAAATGGTGGTATTCGGCGTTCCACAATCTAACAGCCATGGTTGGTGCTGGTGTTCTCAGTCTTCCATATGCAATGTCCCATATGGGATG GGGCCCTGGCGTTACAATTCTTATCATGTCATGGGTCATTACCTTCTACACTATATGGCAAATGGTTGAGATGCATGAAATAGTTCCCGGAAAGAGATTGGATAGGTATCATGAGTTGGGTCAAGAAGCCTTTGGAGAGAAACTGGGTCTCTGGATTGTGGTTCCACAACagattgttgttgaagttggcACGTGTATCGTGTACATGGTCACCGGGGGGAAATCATTAAAGAAAGTCCATGACACTCTTTGTCCTGATTGCAAAGAGATCAAAACCTCATATTGGATTATTATTTTCGCTTCTGTCAACTTTGTTCTTGCTCAATGCCCCAGCTTGAACTCCATTTCTGTTGTATCTTTGAGTGCAGCTGTTATGTCTTTGAC ATACTCAACCATAGCATGGGGTGCTTCACTCAAAAAAGGGGTTGCCCCAAATGTGGACTATGGAACCAAAGCACATAGCACAGCTGATGCTGTATTCAATTTCCTATCTGCATTGGGAGATGTAGCATTTGCATATGCAGGACACAACGTGGTTCTTGAAATCCAAGCAACTATGCCATCAACCCCAGAGAATCCTTCTAAGAAACCCATGTGGAAAGGAGTTATTTTTGCATACATAGGAGTTGCATTCTGCTACTTCCCTGTTGCCTTTATTGGATACTATATGTTCGGAAACTCAGTTGATGATAACATCCTCATCACGCTAGAGCATCCTACTTGGCTCATTGCCGCTGCTAACTTGTTTGTTGTTATCCACGTCATTGGAGGATACCAG ATATTTGCAATGCCAGTGTTTGACATGATTGAAACCCTCTTGGTTAAGCAAATGGAATTTGCACCTACATTTGCACTCCGATTATCAGTTCGCACACTATATGTTG CGTTGACCATGTTCATTGCTCTTGGTATTAACAGAGAG CTGCCCTGTATCATCTGGCTTAAACTCAAGAAACCCAAGAAATTTGGCTTGTCTTGGACAATTAATTGG ATATGCATTGTTATTGGTGTCATGATAATGACACTATCCCCAATTGGTGCTATGAGGAATATCATCGTTCAAGCCAAGAGCTACAAGTTCTTCTCATAA
- the LOC11446410 gene encoding lysine histidine transporter 2 isoform X3, with translation MGAGEEIDHHDVEKNQADAKQKAIDDWLPVTASRNAKWWYSAFHNLTAMVGAGVLSLPYAMSHMGWGPGVTILIMSWVITFYTIWQMVEMHEIVPGKRLDRYHELGQEAFGEKLGLWIVVPQQIVVEVGTCIVYMVTGGKSLKKVHDTLCPDCKEIKTSYWIIIFASVNFVLAQCPSLNSISVVSLSAAVMSLTYSTIAWGASLKKGVAPNVDYGTKAHSTADAVFNFLSALGDVAFAYAGHNVVLEIQATMPSTPENPSKKPMWKGVIFAYIGVAFCYFPVAFIGYYMFGNSVDDNILITLEHPTWLIAAANLFVVIHVIGGYQIFAMPVFDMIETLLVKQMEFAPTFALRLSVRTLYVALTMFIALVCVPFFGSLLGFLGGFALAPTSYFLPCIIWLKLKKPKKFGLSWTINWICIVIGVMIMTLSPIGAMRNIIVQAKSYKFFS, from the exons ATGGGTGCAGGTGAAGAAATTGATCACCATGATGTAGAAAAAAATCAAGCTGATGCCAAACAAAAGGCCATTGATGATTGGCTTCCTGTAACTGCTTCTAGAAATGCCAAATGGTGGTATTCGGCGTTCCACAATCTAACAGCCATGGTTGGTGCTGGTGTTCTCAGTCTTCCATATGCAATGTCCCATATGGGATG GGGCCCTGGCGTTACAATTCTTATCATGTCATGGGTCATTACCTTCTACACTATATGGCAAATGGTTGAGATGCATGAAATAGTTCCCGGAAAGAGATTGGATAGGTATCATGAGTTGGGTCAAGAAGCCTTTGGAGAGAAACTGGGTCTCTGGATTGTGGTTCCACAACagattgttgttgaagttggcACGTGTATCGTGTACATGGTCACCGGGGGGAAATCATTAAAGAAAGTCCATGACACTCTTTGTCCTGATTGCAAAGAGATCAAAACCTCATATTGGATTATTATTTTCGCTTCTGTCAACTTTGTTCTTGCTCAATGCCCCAGCTTGAACTCCATTTCTGTTGTATCTTTGAGTGCAGCTGTTATGTCTTTGAC ATACTCAACCATAGCATGGGGTGCTTCACTCAAAAAAGGGGTTGCCCCAAATGTGGACTATGGAACCAAAGCACATAGCACAGCTGATGCTGTATTCAATTTCCTATCTGCATTGGGAGATGTAGCATTTGCATATGCAGGACACAACGTGGTTCTTGAAATCCAAGCAACTATGCCATCAACCCCAGAGAATCCTTCTAAGAAACCCATGTGGAAAGGAGTTATTTTTGCATACATAGGAGTTGCATTCTGCTACTTCCCTGTTGCCTTTATTGGATACTATATGTTCGGAAACTCAGTTGATGATAACATCCTCATCACGCTAGAGCATCCTACTTGGCTCATTGCCGCTGCTAACTTGTTTGTTGTTATCCACGTCATTGGAGGATACCAG ATATTTGCAATGCCAGTGTTTGACATGATTGAAACCCTCTTGGTTAAGCAAATGGAATTTGCACCTACATTTGCACTCCGATTATCAGTTCGCACACTATATGTTG CGTTGACCATGTTCATTGCTCTTG TTTG TGTCCCATTCTTTGGTTCTCTTCTTGGATTCCTCGGAGGGTTTGCCTTAGCCCCAACAAGTTACTTC CTGCCCTGTATCATCTGGCTTAAACTCAAGAAACCCAAGAAATTTGGCTTGTCTTGGACAATTAATTGG ATATGCATTGTTATTGGTGTCATGATAATGACACTATCCCCAATTGGTGCTATGAGGAATATCATCGTTCAAGCCAAGAGCTACAAGTTCTTCTCATAA
- the LOC11446410 gene encoding uncharacterized protein isoform X1 produces the protein MPPSYFPLRWESTGQQWWYASPIDLAAANGHYDLVIELLHLDTNLLIKLTSLQRLRRLESLWNHNESQFQTVAKCRSHVAKKLMLECETGKNQKRRNSLVKAGYGGWLLYTAASAGDMEFVCELLRRESSLVFGEGEYGVTDILYAAARSKSSEVFKILFDYALLKNSDELVLDEVFEKDMVNRGVHAAARGGNWEILKQFVGSVSHVLAYTDSNGCTVLHTSAATGQVEVVRKLLESFDIINLTDAQGNTALHVACYKGYLPVVEILINASPSPALLTNHHGDTFLHLAVAGFKSPGFCRLDKHTELMKQLVSEKIVKTQDIINVKNNDGRTALHVSVIENIQCEVVELLMSVPSIDLNISDSDEMTALDLLKQRSQSASSDILINRLISAGGINCKLSSYNFESSCTVQPLQKIQINVSGGSPGTSFRIPDAEIFLYTGIENASNADYDQTSPESYSCSSELNNSDDANSPYNNKSNSVNYAARRLKFLLRWPRRKDTKTTFSEMEDDDSLDHFSSSKNMEEFPIPLRQRYSQPCSIRAQSIRNSIPSPSSKMNFTAGLMQGVIQLNPHVTLPTRSTPNLFQELSVVSLSSLHKQKSLDIMGPSCSDRSIKDDGALQLNYKHGSFDKKTLMSRYLSFGAQGLNMEDSNSCESNGSYKCFSSLVV, from the exons ATGCCTCCGTCTTATTTTCCTCTCCGTTGGGAAAGCACAGGACAACAATGGTGGTACGCATCACCAATCGATTTAGCAGCAGCAAATGGCCACTACGATCTCGTCATTGAGCTTCTTCACCTCGACACAAACCTCCTCATCAAACTCACTTCCCTTCAAAGACTTCGCCGTCTCGAATCTCTCTGGAACCACAACGAATCTCAGTTCCAAACCGTCGCTAAATGTCGCTCTCACGTCGCGAAAAAACTCATGCTCGAATGCGAAACTGGAAAAAACCAGAAAAGAAGAAACTCTTTGGTTAAAGCTGGATATGGTGGATGGCTTCTTTACACTGCTGCTTCAGCTGGTGATATGGAATTTGTTTGTGAATTGTTGAGGAGAGAATCTTCTCTTGTTTTTGGAGAAGGTGAGTATGGTGTTACTGATATTTTGTATGCTGCAGCTAGAAGTAAAAGTTCTGAGGTTTTtaagattttgtttgattatgcATTGTTGAAGAATAGTGATGAATTGGTTTTGGATGAGGTTTTTGAGAAGGATATGGTGAATAGAGGTGTTCATGCTGCTGCTAGAGGTGGGAATTGGGAGATACTGAAACAGTTTGTTGGAAGTGTTTCTCATGTTTTAGCTTATACAGATTCCAATGGATGCACTGTTTTGCATACATCAGCTGCTACAGGACAAGTTGAG GTGGTGAGAAAGTTACTTGAATCATTTGATATTATCAACTTAACAGATGCTCAAGGTAACACTGCATTACATGTAGCTTGTTACAAGGGTTACTTACCTGTGGTAGAGATTCTGATAAATGCATCTCCCTCACCAGCATTGTTAACCAACCATCATGGAGATACTTTTCTTCATTTAGCAGTGGCTGGTTTCAAAAGTCCTGGTTTCTGTAGACTAGACAAGCATACCGAACTCATGAAGCAGTTGGTGAGCGAAAAGATTGTGAAGACGCAAGACATCATCAATGTTAAGAACAACGATGGAAGAACCGCTCTTCATGTATCTGTGATTGAGAACATCCAATGTGAGGTGGTGGAGTTGTTGATGTCTGTGCCATCAATTGATTTGAACATTAGTGACTCTGATGAGATGACCGCTTTGGATCTTTTGAAGCAAAGATCACAATCAGCATCTTCCGATATTTTAATCAATCGGTTGATTTCTGCGGGAGGGATAAATTGTAAGCTTAGTTCGTACAATTTTGAATCAAGCTGCACCGTGCAGCCGTTGCAGAAGATCCAAATAAATGTAAGTGGAGGTAGTCCTGGGACTTCATTTAGAATACCAGATGCAGAGATATTCCTGTACACTGGAATTGAGAATGCATCTAATGCTGATTATGATCAAACAAGTCCTGAATCATATTCATGTTCAAGTGAACTAAACAATTCTGATGATGCAAATTCCCCATATAATAACAAATCGAACTCTGTCAATTATGCTGCAAGGCGCTTAAAGTTTCTTCTAAGGTGGCCTAGAAGAAAAGACACAAAAACAACTTTCTCAGAAATGGAAGATGATGATTCACTTGATCATTTCAGTTCAAGTAAAAACATGGAAGAGTTTCCAATCCCTTTAAGGCAAAGATACTCACAACCATGTTCCATTAGAGCACAATCTATAAGGAATTCTATTCCAAGTCCATCCTCCAAAATGAATTTCACTGCAGGCCTCATGCAAGGAGTAATTCAGCTAAATCCACATGTTACTCTTCCTACTCGTTCAACTCCTAATCTTTTTCAAGAATTATCCGTggtttctctttcttctctccaCAAACAAAAGAGTCTTGATATAATGGGGCCCTCTTGCTCCGATCGATCGATAAAAGATGATGGCGCCCTTCAATTGAACTACAAACATGGTTCTTTCGATAAGAAAACACTGATGAGTCGGTATCTTTCTTTTGGAGCACAAGGCCTGAACATGGAAGATTCAAATAGCTGTGAATCAAATGGGAGTTATAAGTGTTTCAGTTCTTTAGTTGTTTAA